A stretch of the Pleurodeles waltl isolate 20211129_DDA chromosome 2_1, aPleWal1.hap1.20221129, whole genome shotgun sequence genome encodes the following:
- the LOC138259349 gene encoding uncharacterized PE-PGRS family protein PE_PGRS20-like, with the protein MRKWWGEEDEGCGSGGVNTDEGCGSGGVNTDEGCGSGGVKADEGGRGGGVKADEGGRGGGVKADEGGRGGGVKADEGGRGGGVKADEGGRGGGVKADEGGRGGGVKADEGGRGGGVKADEGGRGGGVKADEGCGSGGVKADEGGRGGGVKADEGGRGGGVKADEGCGSGGVNTDEGCVSGGVNTDEGCKSGGVNTGEGCCWIKHGLAPWRMTWAKF; encoded by the coding sequence ATGCGGAAGTGGTGGGGTGAAGAAGACGAAGGATGCGGAAGTGGCGGGGTGAACACAGATGAGGGATGCGGAAGTGGCGGGGTGAACACAGATGAGGGATGCGGAAGTGGCGGGGTGAAAGCAGACGAGGGAGGCAGAGGTGGAGGGGTGAAAGCAGACGAGGGAGGCAGAGGTGGCGGGGTGAAAGCAGACGAGGGAGGCAGAGGTGGCGGGGTGAAAGCAGACGAGGGAGGCAGAGGTGGCGGGGTGAAAGCAGACGAGGGAGGCAGAGGTGGAGGGGTGAAAGCAGACGAGGGAGGCAGAGGTGGCGGGGTGAAAGCAGACGAGGGAGGCAGAGGTGGCGGGGTGAAAGCAGACGAGGGAGGCAGAGGTGGAGGGGTGAAAGCAGACGAGGGATGTGGAAGTGGCGGGGTGAAAGCAGACGAGGGAGGCAGAGGTGGCGGGGTGAAAGCAGACGAGGGAGGCAGAGGTGGAGGGGTGAAAGCAGACGAGGGATGTGGAAGTGGCGGGGTGAACACAGATGAAGGATGCGTAAGTGGCGGGGTGAACACAGATGAAGGATGCAAAAGTGGCGGGGTGAACACAGGTGAAGGATGCTGTTGGATCAAGCACGGCCTGGCACCCTGGAGAATGACATGGGCTAAGTTCTAG